From the genome of Syngnathoides biaculeatus isolate LvHL_M chromosome 4, ASM1980259v1, whole genome shotgun sequence:
taaaatattggtatttgcattgaaaaaaatctgagtgggtccatcactacgtcggatttattcctgattgagaaccgatccagcaaagaagtatttgtatgggtccagacttttcgacgctttcaaactccttcgtgtaaatctcgacgacttactaaCCAgttacatgtgtagatccagttgtccaagaagtggaagcaggttaacagtccattttcttatcggagaaaacatcgacttcggcattaaatatgggtcctctatgccaagtgtctctcatttttccacatacctacatttattatcaccttctaaatgtttaacgggatCAAataaaactctgggcgtcgtgctataagacgtattttcatgCCGTCTCCAACCAACATAGCATTGACAAATGCTTTTCTAGACCGTcgatatggccagtcacgtcactttggtgacgtaggtgcaggaGCTCTATAATTCTGTACTTTATAAAAGCGTACAGCATCAGGTAGTTAAAAAGAACCAAAGGGAATGGTTCGTTTGTAGTCACAATTTGCATCCACCGACTGCCCATTGTGCTGCTGCCTGtgttggccacctgggggcagtacaaAATGGACACGTATACTCAATGTGGGTCTTTGCAGCTccttgcagaggataaagactatATGAGTACTGTTGTATTGCACGTCTAAATGTCTTACTGCACCATGTTTTCGAATATACAGTGcgtaatggatgaatgggttaGCATGTCTCTGTCCTTTTGCTTAATGCTATTGCTCAATAGCAGCTGTGAGCACTGCTATAACCCGTTGATGAATGGACTGAACACAAACAATGCAGCAGCACTGAtattctattatatatatattattatattatatactaTTATATTCTATggatattctttatcctcagcGACGAACGATGACTAGTTATGTCCTACTGATGAACTGAGCTGAGTTCAAACATCTCAATGAACAGCAGCATATCCATGTTTTATACTGCCCCCACATGGCCAAGGAGGGCACACCAAAAGGATCAACAAATGGtcatttgaagaaaattttggagCAGCCCAGTGTTGCTTTCGGAGCCCCTTGATGaccatttttcttcaatttatgttttttgttggggaaacatttttttcatgaagaaaTTTCATgcttacttgaaaaaaaaatatggcatttaTAATTCCGAAACATTGCTTCTCTTTCttttaattacaattttatattgggggaaaataaaaaaaaaaaactaaattggaGAATTGATGTATTCTTGAAGACAATTGGTTAATTATTGAAAGaatacaagaaaagaaaaatacatgtagGATTTAAAGTTATGGTTTCAAATGGGTTGTGGTTTAAAGTTTTTAAATGAGGGTTTGATTAGGGTTTCGACATAAacaacggggggaaaaaatctaatcaaatcaaataaaaataatatgggCAATATAACGAGAATTAcaaatataacaataattgtaaaaacaaaGTCCATCGAGTATTACAATAAATCCATATAAGCGATAAAGAAAATAGTCAGAATACAAGCAGTAAAAATAAGTAAGTCAAAACAATGaagtaattcaaaaaatacaagtacaaataataacaaataataaaacacagcAGTACAAATAATAGAAGTAACACAAACATGAAGAATGCAAtacaataattacaattattaaaataatggaaatatatTGAATCAAATAAGTAATGCAAATAATAATTATGCAtattaaaatcaataaaatcacCCATGATAGAAGGACTACGAGTattcccaaaaaatatataaatattacgGAGAAGTCAAATGACTAGAATAAAATGCGTCTAAGCGAAGTCAGCTGCAGTGATGTAACCCCAGAATGGAGGTCATGGGTCGAGGTGGTGACCTCGAAACGAAGGTCAGCCTGGCTGTAACCTTGACCTTCGAGGTCACACGCAGGCGGGCTTCAAGGACGCGTGTTGTGTTGTTCTCTGTGTTGCGTTTGTGCTGAGCTCACAACTCCATCAACAAGCCAATGGCGGCTTTGCGgccagttattattattatctcttGTGATAATATTTCGTCAAACCAACGTCAACTTTTGCACCATCTCAACTTTATCTCGTGTGATTGTGTAAGTAAATTGTGGCCACTTATCAGTTTTCTCAAACGTTATCTTGTCTTCACTTTGGACGTCGTCACATCTTCCGTCTGCTCGGCAAACCACACAGAATTTTATAAGGAGGGAAGAACAATAAAGAAAACtaattcttgatttaaaaaaaaaaacaaaacgtttttaAACATAACCAGAAATGCTGACCTCTTCAAAGTGTATTTGAGAGAAGCTTGAGAAACGGAGATTGAACATGACAAGTAGATATTCCAAAAGAAATTATAGTATAGCAACCGAGTCCCGCCACAACTTTAAAACGTTAAGAATCATCTATCGCTACCCCATGTTGGTGGCAAAGCACGATTTTTAAACTTGGTTTTGGCTTGACCTtccccaaaaaagcaaagaGGTGAGTTTTTCTACACTAGTGAATAACCTCCGATTGGTTCTCAGAAGAAATGGAGGCGATGCGAGTGATTCGCGGCACTGTatagtaaaattaaaaatagggTTCCAAAATTTCACTTATAACCTGGCAAGGTTCAAATCACGTTATATTATGTTGggatttcaaagtagggtttctaaccagggttagggttttcaGACAGGGGTCAGGTTGATCATCACGGTGCCGGAAGAGTCTGCTCACTCTGGCTCTCCATTTATGACTTGTCGGGGTCCAAAAGTCGTCTTGGGGCCATTTAAGCGCCGTTCGTCTCCCAGggacggcgacggcggcggcggcggacgcgGAACGTGTCACGAAGGTAAAGCTCCCCTCGCAACGTTCTTTTGCTTCCTTTCACGCTTTCAGTTGAAAACGATGACAAATTTAGCGACCTTGGACAAGGTTAGCCTCGTCTTTGCTACCCTCTGTAGACGAATAGGAGTACTGCATGCCCGACCAAAATGGCGCGGAAAAACAATATTGTGTTCATATAAggacataaacatttttttaactgccgCTGTGATTGGAAGAGAGGCAAGAGAGGATGTTTGAAATTCCATTTGTAAAAATAGCACTTTTCCTACTTTATTCGAGTATTGATTTACAtattttctcaaacattttgtttttcaagaagaAAACGTGGTTTGTTTCTAAAAtacataatatactgtattttatgaaTAAACATTGACAAAAATCTACATGTTTTTATACCCcatgaaatgttcttttttatgAAATATATAAATTCATTTAGACAGAATgctatatatatgaatatatatatatatatatatatatatatatatatatatatatatatatatatatatatatatatatatatttttttttttttttgcccaaaatcTCTAGATATAGACTTTATTTATTGAATTGTTCCTAGAAcacttaaaaaatacaatacaactttgttagaaaaaaaaccctgttgcattcttagataaaaaaaaacaagttttccccataaaatacttatttttaaaattgaaaagtcCAACCTCTGTCCCCTAATAGCCTGAACTAAAATTTATTTTCTCCCCTctaagatttgtttttaattaaatgtctATTCAATTCAATTCTCTTCTCGCtagaaacattgaaaaatgaaactttttataTGAAAAGTTCTTCAAAAAATGTCCAGGAAACAACTTGCAcataaaaattgacattttatttgcaGCGCTACTTTTTTCGCAACTTTATtcttgggaaaatattttaaaacaaatcctCTAGACAAACGTTGCCTTTCTTGAAAAAATGTCTCTGTtctgtccaactaatgttgctcACACTAAATAGCATACATGATGGATGACTACAACCCTTTAAATAGTGGCTTGAACACACATGGTGCAGCAAGACATATATACAGACAATATAAGAGCCCTCACATTCCTGTGTTCTTTACCCTGTGCAAAGAATAACTATTATTAGTgcgagtcacacacacacacacacatctcaatGAACAGGATAACCATCCGTCTGTTTTATACTGACCCCACGTGGCCAAGGAGGGCAAAGAGCAGCACAATGGCCATTCAATTGATgcaatgtaataaataatgttGACATCTTTTTAATTCTATGAAATAATGTCAATGTGtcacaatttgtattttttattttttaataatggcAATTTGCAGATGAGGACGTGTCTTGTCGTGTCAGTGATTCTGTTGGTGCTCTGCACCCCGACGCTGCAGTCGGACCCGTTTGACGGCCAGCCACAGTCCAGTGAGACAACACCATTTTGTATTTCCAACATTTTGCTTCctgccaaaaatattttatgaccGCATGTGTCCGTGCGTGCAAGGTCGTCTGAACGAGGCCCTGGGTGATGTGGTCCCTCCCCTGGAATCAGCCCGGGACCCCGCGCGGCGAGAACCAACTCCGGGCTCCTCCGCGGCCTCCTCGGCCGACTTCGGCGAACACGCCAACCTGAAGTGGGTCCCCTGGAACGGCTCCCTGCCCAACGGGGCGGTGGCCATCTTCAACGGCTACGCCCAGCGCACCGACTACGTGTGCAAGGTGAGGTGCGAGGCGGGCTTCTTCACCCGCGACACCTGCCGCTACCCGTACGCCGACAAGGAGTACGTGTCGGACGTCTTCGACCTGCTGGTCAACGTGGACCAGTTCGAGTTCCTGGAGTGGGCGGAGGACTCCTACGGGTCGGTGCCCAGTCTTGCCGTCAGGACGTGCCAAGGAGTTGACATCTTCGTGGGCAAGAACCAATATGGACTCGGCAAGGTGGGAATGtaggacattttgttttgtgatgaaagaaaaaacacaccTTTGATATgagtataatataatatatacatataaaatatgGTATTTGTGCAGCTTCCAGCTTTacttgaaaaaagttttttaatggCTGAAGGTGGTGAGCCAGCACGAGGCTTTCTTCCTTCCCTGGGAGGGTGACGAGTACTGGTACAAGAACTACCAGGTTCTACGGCTCAACCCCGACGTGTACAGCCAGCACATCTCGCATGTGGAGTACGCCGTGGACCAAATGGAGCTCTTTCACCACCCGCCCGAAACCCTGCAGCAGGCCAAAGTCACTAACCTGGAGTGCCACGCTGTGCGCAAGACGGTTACACTGGAAAAGACCAGCACCAGCGAGAAGACCTGGGACACCGGACGGGAGACCCGCAACGGCTCGGTGTCCACCATGAAGGCCAAGGTGCCCATCCTGGGGCCAGGGAACGTGGACTTCACCAAAGAGCAGACCGTCACCTTCTCCGAGGGGACCAGCCTGCTGGAGGCAGTGAGCCACTCGGTCAGCGTGGAGCTCCTGGTGCCGCCCAACTTTTCTTGCGCCGTCAGGATGGACGGACGCAAGATGAGCGCCGACATCCCCTTCAAGGCCCGTCTGAGTCGCACCAACCACAACGGGGACACGCACTGGACCTCCATCACGGGAACCTACGATGGCGTCAGCGTTGGCGAGATTAACGCCGTGGTGGAACGTTGCCAGCCCGTAGCCGACTCCGTCCCGTGCCAGCCCGACCAAGACTGAAGAAATACGACCTGTTGTCTCTTGAAAATGAGAAGAAATAAaactttgtcatgaaaaatgtcacGCGTCTTCCTGTGTTTGGCTGTGCTTGTTGTTCTTGTCTGTGTTTCCTCAGTTTCCGTGGTGAGCTCACATTTGGGGATGGTTTGGTTCACtgtgggctccctctagtggtatgcgAAGTAATCACTCTCTGAGAGGAGCtgtttgtatttaactttttttttttttttttttttgcacatttgcatttcatctttGGACTGGCGCGTCTATCAGGTGTAGTCCCACAAAAGAAATCTGAAAAAGCCACGCCTGAAAAGACACACGAAGTCTCCCACTTTTTGCTGAATGAACTTCCCTTGCTCTACATATGCACAATGAATATTCAGTCGGTAAATGAGTATTAATAgttcatgaaataaaagaaCATAAATCGAACTTTAAAAAGGTAATATCGCAACATTTTGAGATATTTCTAATACGTGAGCATTATGTGGAGGTAGTAACTGACATACTGCACAGTATTCTTAAACGAATAACTCTTTTCAAAGCTTGTTTGTACGAGATGGTTGTAGTTCTCAAGTCGCCACGCCAGGGGTCAGTGTGGGCTAGCAGAAGGAAAGTAATTCACCTTTCACGACAACGAATAAAAAACACCCTAGGGAAAGCACAAAATGAGACTTTTCGCGGATCTACTGTAATATACGTCTTTATATTACTGCGATAACGTCTCCAAAGTCCGTATCTAGCGAAATGATTACTACGGCTCTCGCCTTTTAGTTGTTTCAGTGTCGTTTGTTGTAAAGTTGAATAGCCAAGCAAGGCACAGCGTGCCAACGCGTCGTCGCTAGCCGGACTAGGAGTCATTGGTGTCACAGCGCACATAAAATCGTATTTTTACCAACGTTCACAGTCTTTTATTCCCCTTTGTCAGAGGCCGAATGGTTCGGCGGTTACTGTTTGGCATATTTACGTGCCTTTGTTGCACCTTGCGTCCGGCACGCCGTTACCTTTTGACCATGCAACGTTTTTTGACGAGATTTGTCAGCCGCCTTTGGCTGGGCGAGCCCGTGGCGGCGGTGATGAGCACCGAAACTCGACTGCACGAGCAAGGGCGACGAAAGATGGTAAGTTTCCACTTGTATCCGTAAATATAAACCACCATACTCCACTGTGGAATTCATTGACATGTTGGAACATAGAATGTGAGACTTGGAAAatgtataatccatccatttttttagccgcgtatcctcacaaaggtcgcggggagtgctggacagggcagcgggcaggaggcggggtacaccctgaattggttgctagccaatcacagggcacacggggacatacagccgcactcacaatcacacctcggggcaatttagagtgtccaattaatgttgcatgatcagggaggaaaccggagtgcccggagaaaacccacgcaggtacggggagaacatgcaaactccacacaggcgagtctgggattgaacccgggacctcagaaatgtgaagccaacgctttaccaaatTAGTCATCGTGCagccaaaaaaatatatgtcatTGGTCAAGTAGTTTCAATAACTACTATGAAAAATTATCGATtcctcatatttcttttttttaaaatactttattacTATGAATTGATTCTAAAACTATATTCACAATTACTACTTTTTTAGTAATGCAACTTAgtttttgtaatattacaacttgATTTAAACCATATTCTTATCTAATGTTAGTACTTAGACCAACCAATGTGATGTAGGCACTACTTTTCCATAAATATCTAAGTTTATACAGTACTTGTACAGCTTCGATATTTAAAGTCTGAAAAACTTACAATTTCTACATAGTTAACCCtatctggaccaaataaaattttgcagagagaaaaatctgatactttaaGAAAATGATACtgtggacttaaaattttcaattatattaaacctgttgcaaatctGCAACCCTTGCCCAGAAAGGGTTTTTAATAGTTATTCCTAAAATTTGTCACTCTAATCTCATTTTTGTAAAGAATACGTTATAAGTTATGGGGGAAAAACTTTTTCAACGTAGTTACTACCTTTTCTCTGTGGTGCAGAGGATAAGTGTACGCCTTGAAAGCGAACGGTCGCTAGTACCCACTGATGCATGTTGTCGATTGTGTCCCTGGGCAAGACATTTTACCCACATTGTCCATCAATGAATGTGTTGGTCGGAGGGGCCGTAGCCCCAGAATGGCAGCAACGGTTTTGTGAGAATGCCCAAGGGCAGCTGTGGCTACACAAATACTGTCAAGTGAATGGATAGTGTCTGCATTTGTAAATTGACTGTGAGTGCCTAGAAATGAGCTATAGACAATAAgttgcattttcttttaacaGCTTTTAGATTCTAAGTGAAATTGcgctcccacaaaaaaaaaacctttcttcTCAAAAGTTACTTTCATTTTGTAATATTAAACTTTATTGTTGAAGTACATAccaatatatactttttttccccacataaatttacattttcctaaacatccaacttaCTTTTGTGattgtgcatattttttcccctcaatgaaATATTCCATTATTCTGgcaatattacaactttatacttatttttgtttgtttttattatttttattccacTCTCAGGAGCACAATATTttctagggaaaaaaaatccaactttattCTTTTGCGCTATAAtactacctttttttttgctaaaaatattttattttaaaatcaactTTTTCTAGAAAATTACAACCTTTTACTGGAACCAAATTCATTCTCTCAAAATACAACTACAGTACGGTTGTAATACTTCAACTCTTCATGAAAAATACCATTCTTTTTTCCTCAGAATAACAACTACTATTGTTGTtttcgggggggaaaaaattgtaaCATGCTTTTTCCTGGAATGCAATGTGAAATATATGTACAATATAATGAAATGTGATGCGTAAAAAATAAAGCGACAAAACAcgacaatatgaataaaaataaagaaatttgGTGCAGAAAAAAAGTGCCATTCACACAATAATAAGAGTTAATTCGTCAGGCACACACAGATCACCCAAGTACACAAAGAAGCGTACAATGGACACAATGGTGCCTGCCTTGGTGGAGGTTGCATTGGCGCCAGGAACGGACTTCTCTGGACGCTTCTGGAAAGATGCCTTGTCTTGTGTCATTTGTGGCAAAACACACCCTTTCTGTGCAGGGACATGAAtcagaaacaaaacattgtgaGCAGGAACAAAATGACTTTATTCtgtaagacttaaaaaaaaaaaacccatcacctCTTTCCTTGGACTTAGCAATGTGTATCAACGATTGCTGATTAAATGATGCCGTTTTCGCCACTgtggaataaaatattttatgcgGTTTTAAACTTTTATGCACTTTTTGACAAATGACATAGCAGTAAAGTGCGAATTCATTTCTGGGTCCAGTCCAGTTGCTGTCTAACATCGTGTATTACAGTTTTCTCtctctagaccaggggtgtcagtcattttcatcacaggccacattgtagctaTGGTTTTCCTCGGAGGGCCTTTATAGGGCCGCAATATCGCAACGTTAtcttttatgatatgacaatctgaattttttttaaacacattttaccaagaatcatggaagttgtcGAAaggatttgcctttgtgggccacataaaatcatatggcggaccagatctggcccccaggcctcgagtttgacacctctcaTCCAGACACTTGTGAATTTGTCTGCCGTTTTGAACTTCAAAGTTGGTTACTCTCTGCTATAACGATCTTCATGCCATGTGACAAGAGTGTACTCATCACCTAATCacttatttgattgttttgtgaCTACACATGACGATAGCTTAGCAATTAGCATGGCATCTTCGTCTTTCTCCTATTTTGTTAATTATGCGGCCTAACTTCAGTGAAGAAGCTCATTGTTGCCATGGACGTGCTGATTATCGATGTATGCTGCATTGACACTGGACACAAAGCGAGCGTTTGCCTCCCAGGCTTGACATTGTATTTAGCCGTGGCTCATAGGTAGCTGGGGTAGCGCAGAAAAGTGTGCGACAAGCATTCTCCGACGCAAATGGCAGAGAGCTGGGAGggtaggccttttttttttttttcaaacttgcagCAGTTTGCTTGCAACAtaacaaaatgctgtttttatttcactCCAAAAGGTCTTTTGGACTATAACTGAAAAGAGGACTTTTGGGCCATTTTCTGCAGCCAAAAGTTTGATTATCACACCCCTTGATATTTCAGTCATTTCGGGTGATGCACAgcagtgtggggaaaaaagtcacttATTGCATATTGACATGGTGCAATCATGGAAGAGCAAAATCCTAGTATTGTGAGCTGCGCATTACGTGTCGTCTTGTCTCTCCCATTGCGCtgacgtttttttatttttaataactaaCGGctatcagatatttacagtactacataaaaagatggaaaaaaactagATATACTACTATTTAAAATTCAGATACAGTGTGCAGGATGGCGATGTAGAGTAAATGGGTTCCTTGGAGccggcgaattatgacattaaaattgAGCGGccgatgaacaaaaaaaaaaaaaagccaattatcGGCCAATTCCAATCAGGCTGATAAAATTGGTGTGAAGTATAAGTATCATGTatttaatgcataaaaaaattgtaatagtAATACCTGCCCATACTTgaatttttctttacaaatatcagttttcagggaaaaaaatgtaagattacattttcaaatgtatgtaCGCATGTGTCTTgtattgtgacttttttcaatttcctgTATTATAATTGATTTTTTCCATGTATGATTAAAACTTTTTCCCAGCATTAGTGTTCTATTTCCCCGCCCTGTGCATTTCAGGTGGTGGGCCTGGGAAACCCGGGGATGGAGGGCACGCGGCACAGTGTGGGCATGGCGGTAGTCGACGCCCTGGCGGCCCGTTTGGGCAAAGGCCAAAGTTGGAGGAGCGACAGGCAACTTTCCGGCGAGGTGGTGATGGCGGACGAGCGCCGCCTGGTGTTGCTGCGCCCCCGAGTGCTGATGAACATCAACGGTGTGGCGGTGGCCaaagcaggtaaaaaaaaaaaaaaaaggatgccgTGATCGACACCGGTGGA
Proteins encoded in this window:
- the LOC133499442 gene encoding natterin-3-like: MRTCLVVSVILLVLCTPTLQSDPFDGQPQSSRLNEALGDVVPPLESARDPARREPTPGSSAASSADFGEHANLKWVPWNGSLPNGAVAIFNGYAQRTDYVCKVRCEAGFFTRDTCRYPYADKEYVSDVFDLLVNVDQFEFLEWAEDSYGSVPSLAVRTCQGVDIFVGKNQYGLGKVVSQHEAFFLPWEGDEYWYKNYQVLRLNPDVYSQHISHVEYAVDQMELFHHPPETLQQAKVTNLECHAVRKTVTLEKTSTSEKTWDTGRETRNGSVSTMKAKVPILGPGNVDFTKEQTVTFSEGTSLLEAVSHSVSVELLVPPNFSCAVRMDGRKMSADIPFKARLSRTNHNGDTHWTSITGTYDGVSVGEINAVVERCQPVADSVPCQPDQD
- the ptrh1 gene encoding probable peptidyl-tRNA hydrolase — encoded protein: MVRRLLFGIFTCLCCTLRPARRYLLTMQRFLTRFVSRLWLGEPVAAVMSTETRLHEQGRRKMVVGLGNPGMEGTRHSVGMAVVDALAARLGKGQSWRSDRQLSGEVVMADERRLVLLRPRVLMNINGVAVAKAASKYGIQPEDILLVHDELDKPLGKVGIKHGGSARGHNGVRSCVDCLRSDVMLRLRVGIGRPAGNTSVERHVLGHFCPEERKILDSVVVQSVDILMSHLGNQEEKCTSSSLPAGGRRKKVTRIEHLQTHI